From the genome of Tachysurus fulvidraco isolate hzauxx_2018 chromosome 20, HZAU_PFXX_2.0, whole genome shotgun sequence, one region includes:
- the zswim6 gene encoding zinc finger SWIM domain-containing protein 6 isoform X3: MKNANTQPTPSYPTLLTLSTPASDSRFRELSRIKSRASCHKGFHLSGTVTEPATPSEPEMVCSVAISFDRCKITSVTCSCGNKDIFYCAHVVALSLYRVRRPEQVKLHLPISETLFQMNRDQLQKFVQYLITVHHTEVLPTAQKLADEILSQNSEINQVHGAPDPTAGASVDDENCWHLDEEQVREQVKLFLSQGGYHGSGKQLNLLFSKVREMLKMRDSNGARMLTLITEQFMADPRLALWRQQGTTMTDKYRQLWDELGALWMCIVLNPHCKSEQKASWLRQLKKWNGVDVCPWEDGNHGNELPNLTNALPQGAHANQDSSTRPHRTVFTRAIEACDLHWQDSHLQHIISDDLYTNYCYHDSTENSLFDSRGWPLWHEHVPTACARVDALRSHGYPREALRLAIAIVNTLRRQQQKQLEFFRKHKNETLYKGMTSITNLEGWVGHPLDPIGTLFSTLMESARGIDESSADFSAGTTSSSKHGDVHMFPTARRFLEEGESYLALAVETALMGLGQQRIMPEGLYAQEKVCRNEEHLIAKLQEVELDDTLVKIFRKQAVLLLESGPYSGLGEIICRESVPMHTFAKYLFTSLLPHDAELAYKIALRAMRLPVMEAVAPSGDMSRPHNIVSVVPNRYARWFTISHIESQQCELASTMLTAAKGDARRLETVLESIQKNIHSSSHIFKLAQDAFKIATLMDSLPDITLLKVSLELGLQVMRMTLSTLNWRRREMVRWLVTCATEVGVYALDSIMQSWFALFTPTEATSIVATAVLSSSTAARLRLDARQQEKLASSARTLALQCAVKDPASCALSALTLCEKEPAAFETAYQIALDAAPAAMTHAQLFTIARYMEHRGYPARAYKLATLAMTHLSLAYNQDTHPAINDVLWACALSHSLGKSELAAIIPLVVKSVKCATVLSDILRRCTLATVPTPPLHGRRNTTPKLMSLDKAPLRQLLDATIGAYINTTHSRLTHISPRHYGEFIEFLGKARDTFLMAHDGHVQFAQFIDNLKQIYKGKKKLMMLVRERFG; the protein is encoded by the exons ATGAAAAACGCAAATACGCAGCCCACTCCATCCTACCCCACCCTGCTGACTTTATCTACTCCGGCCTCAGACTCGCGGTTCAGAGAGCTGAGCAGAATCAAAAGCAGAGCATCGTGCCATAAAG GTTTTCATCTCAGTGGCACAGTGACAGAACCAGCCACGCCGTCCGAACCCGAGATGGTGTGCAGCGTAGCTATCAGCTTCGACCGCTGCAAGATCACGTCGGTGACGTGTAGCTGCGGCAACAAGGACATTTTTTACTGTGCACACGTGGTAGCACTGTCACTGTACCGCGTTCGACGGCCCGAGCAGGTCAAACTGCACTTGCCCATCTCCGAGACGCTCTTCCAGATGAACCGCGATCAGCTCCAGAAGTTTGTCCAGTACCTCATCACCGTGCACCACACAGAAGTGCTGCCCACCGCACAGAAACTCGCCGACGAGATCCTCTCACAGAACTCCGAGATCAACCAAGTACACG GAGCCCCGGACCCCACAGCAGGAGCCAGCGTGGACGATGAGAACTGCTGGCATCTTGACGAGGAACAGGTTCGGGAACAGGTCAAACTTTTCCTGTCCCAAGGGGGATACCACGGCTCCGGCAAGCAGCTCAACCTCCTCTTCTCAAAG GTGAGAGAGATGCTGAAAATGCGTGATTCAAATGGGGCTCGTATGCTGACGCTGATCACAGAGCAGTTTATGGCCGACCCGAGGCTGGCGCTGTGGAGGCAGCAGGGCACCACCATGACGGACAAATACCGCCAGCTCTGGGACGAACTCG gtgcATTGTGGATGTGCATCGTGCTGAATCCTCACTGTAAGTCTGAGCAGAAGGCCTCGTGGCTCCGGCAGCTCAAGAAGTGGAACGGTGTGGACGTTTGCCCCTGGGAGGATGGTAACCATGGCAACGAGCTGCCCAATCTGACCAACGCTCTGCCTCAAGGTGCCCACGCCaaccaag ATTCGAGCACTCGGCCTCACCGGACGGTGTTCACCAGAGCCATCGAGGCCTGTGACCTCCACTGGCAGGACAGCCACCTGCAGCACATCATCAGTGATGACCTCTACACCAACTACTGCTACCACGACAGCACTGAGAACTCCCTGTTCGACTCGCGCGGCTGGCCCCTCTGGCACG AGCATGTGCCCACAGCCTGTGCCCGGGTAGATGCCCTGAGATCGCACGGCTACCCGCGAGAGGCTCTGCGTCTGGCCATCGCCATCGTCAACACCCTGCGCAGACAGCAGCAGAAACAGCTGGAGTTTTTTAGGAAGCACAAAAACG aAACGCTCTATAAAGGGATGACCTCCATCACAAATCTGGAGGGCTGGGTGGGTCACCCGCTGGACCCCATCGGCACGCTGTTCAGCACGTTGATGGAGTCGGCTCGTGGCATCGACGAGAGCTCAGCAGACTTCTCag CAGGCACGACGAGCTCCAGTAAGCACGGCGATGTGCATATGTTCCCCACGGCACGTCGCTTCCTGGAGGAGGGAGAGTCCTACCTGGCGCTGGCTGTGGAGACGGCTCTCATGGGCCTCGGGCAGCAGAGGATCATGCCCGAAGGCCTGTACGCCCAGGAGAAAGTGTGCCGCAACGAGGAGCACCTCATCGCCAAGCTGCAGGAGGTGGAGCTGGATGACACGCTGGTCAAGATCTTCCGCAAGCAAGCCGTGCTCCTGCTCGAGA GTGGGCCCTACAGTGGTTTGGGAGAAATCATCTGCAGAGAGAGTGTTCCAATGCACACGTTTGCCAAGTATCTGTTCACCTCCCTCCTACCTCACGATGCCGAATTGGCATACAAAATTGCACTGAGAGCAATGCG gtTACCAGTAATGGAAGCCGTCGCTCCTTCCGGAGACATGTCCCGGCCTCACAACATAGTGTCCGTCGTGCCCAACCGCTACGCACGATGGTTCACCATCAGCCACATCGAGTCCCAACAGTGTGAGCTGGCCTCTACCATGCTCACTGCAGCCAAAG GTGACGCTCGAAGGTTGGAAACAGTATTAGAATCCATCCAGAAGAACATCCACTCGTCCTCGCACATCTTTAAACTGGCACAGGATGCCTTTAAAATAGCCACGCTCATGGACAGCCTGCCTGACATCACGCTGCTGAAAGTGTCCCTGGAGCTGGGCCTTCAG GTCATGCGGATGACTCTCTCAACTCTGAACTGGCGAAGGCGAGAGATGGTACGATGGTTAGTCACTTGTGCCACGGAAGTTG GTGTGTACGCACTGGACAGTATCATGCAGAGCTGGTTTGCGCTGTTTACACCGACGGAGGCGACGAGCATCGTGGCGACGGCGGTGCTGTCGAGTAGCACAGCAGCGCGTCTGCGTCTGGACGCCAGGCAGCAGGAGAAGCTGGCGAGCAGCGCGCGGACGTTGGCGCTACAGTGCGCCGTCAAAGACCCAGCAAGCTGCGCGTTGTCAGCGTTGACTCTGTGTGAGAAGGAGCCCGCGGCGTTCGAGACGGCCTACCAGATCGCTCTGGATGCGGCTCCAGCGGCCATGACACACGCACAGCTCTTTACCATCGCACGCTACATGGAGCACCGGGGCTATCCAGCACGGGCCTATAAGCTGGCAACACTGGCCATGACTCATCTGAGCCTGGCCTATAACCAGGACACGCATCCGGCCATTAACGACGTGCTGTGGGCGTGCGCTTTGAGCCACTCTCTGGGTAAAAGCGAACTGGCCGCCATCATCCCACTAGTTGTGAAGAGTGTCAAGTGTGCTACAGTGCTTTCAGACATTTTGCGGCGCTGCACACTCGCCACGGTGCCAACTCCGCCTCTGCACGGGCGCCGAAACACCACACCCAAGTTGATGTCGCTGGACAAGGCGCCTTTGCGCCAGTTACTGGACGCCACAATCGGAGCCTATATCAACACAACGCACTCACGACTCACGCACATCAGCCCGCGCCACTACGGCGAGTTCATCGAGTTCTTGGGGAAGGCGCGTGACACTTTCCTCATGGCGCACgatggccacgtgcagtttgcACAGTTCATCGACAACCTAAAACAGATCTACAAGGGCAAGAAGAAACTCATGATGCTCGTCCGCGAGAGGTTCGGTTGA